The following are encoded in a window of Mangifera indica cultivar Alphonso unplaced genomic scaffold, CATAS_Mindica_2.1 Un_0008, whole genome shotgun sequence genomic DNA:
- the LOC123205503 gene encoding uncharacterized protein LOC123205503, whose product MERATPVRKPHTSTADLLVWSETSPADSPTNASATRPSTRGQPSDGISKVVFGGQVTDEEAESLNKRKPCSGYKMKEMTGSGIFAAGGEDDSLESDSANPTPNNRTGIRMYQQAIAGISHISFGEEDSVSPKKPTTIPEVAKQRELSGTLESEAEAKLQKQISESKCKELSGHDIFAPPPEILPRPAVRSLAYKENFNLGEPAAQNSNEMPSEDSGMKTAKKIYDKKFAELSGNNVFKGDAPPSSTEKPLSVAKLREMSGSDIFADGKVESRDYLGGVRKPPGGESSIALV is encoded by the exons ATGGAGAGAGCTACTCCAGTGAGGAAGCCACACACATCCACGGCAGATCTGCTCGTTTGGTCCGAAACTTCTCCGGCTGATTCACCTACTAACGCCTCCGCCACGCGCCCATCCACTCGCGGCCAG CCATCGGATGGGATCAGCAAGGTGGTGTTTGGTGGTCAAGTGACGGATGAAGAAGCTGAAAGCTTAAACAAAAG GAAACCTTGTTCAGGGTACAAAATGAAAGAGATGACTGGTAGTGGCATTTTTGCAGCTGGTGGAGAAGATGATTCATTAGAATCCGATAGTGCCAATCCAACTCCAAATAACAGAACAGGAATACGCATGTATCAG CAAGCAATTGCTGGAATCAGTCATATCTCATTTGGTGAGGAAGATAGTGTTTCCCCGAAGAAGCCTACTACCATACCTGAGGTGGCTAAGCAGCGTGAGCTAAGTGGGACTCTAGAAAGTGAGGCAGAGGCAAAGTTGCAAAAGCAGATATCTGAATCTAAGTGCAAGGAGCTTAGTGGACATGATATCTTTGCACCCCCTCCAGAAATTTTACCACGGCCAGCTGTGCGCTCCTTGGCTTATAAGGAAAATTTTAACTTGGGGGAACCCGCTGCACAAAAT AGCAATGAAATGCCTAGTGAGGACTCTGGTATGAAGACGGCAAAGAAGATCTATGACAAGAAATTTGCTGAGCTTTCTGGAAACAACGTATTCAAGGGTGATGCTCCTCCGTCATCTACAGAGAAGCCATTAAGTGTGGCAAAACTGCGGGAGATGAGTGGCAGTGACATATTTGCTGATGGGAAGGTGGAGTCTCGAGACTATTTGGGCGGGGTACGCAAGCCTCCAGGTGGCGAGAGCAGCATTGCCTTGGTTTAA